A stretch of Candidatus Sphingomonas phytovorans DNA encodes these proteins:
- the recF gene encoding DNA replication/repair protein RecF, which produces MLSRLVLTDFRNHADAVIEPGPGFVVLTGENGAGKTNILEAVSLLAPGRGLRRAALGEMARQGGSGGFGVAAALAGEVEIATGTQPTAPERRIVRVQSAPAAATALAEWLTVLWLTPAMDRLFVEPASERRRFLDRLTLALNPGHAVHSNRYEAAMRARNRLLAEANEGIRAADPEWLSALEAQMAEHGTAIDTARREAVAALAARLAEQPEGPFARAGLMLEGWTGAGETLAADLAQGRRRDTVAGRTLAGPHRTDLAVTHLAKGQAAALCSTGEQKALLLSIILAHADLVAERIGQEPVLLLDEVAAHLDPMRRAALFDRLAGKGQIWMTGTESALFDGIGPDAFRLTLGPAQR; this is translated from the coding sequence ATGCTGTCTCGCCTCGTCCTTACCGATTTCCGTAATCATGCCGATGCCGTGATCGAGCCCGGCCCGGGCTTCGTGGTGCTGACCGGGGAGAATGGCGCGGGCAAGACCAATATCCTCGAAGCGGTATCGCTGCTCGCGCCGGGGCGCGGGCTTCGCCGCGCGGCACTGGGGGAGATGGCGCGGCAGGGGGGAAGCGGGGGATTCGGGGTGGCCGCGGCCCTTGCGGGCGAGGTCGAGATCGCCACCGGGACTCAGCCGACCGCGCCGGAACGCCGGATCGTCCGTGTCCAAAGCGCGCCGGCGGCGGCGACCGCGCTGGCCGAATGGCTGACCGTGCTGTGGCTCACGCCAGCGATGGACCGCCTCTTCGTCGAGCCGGCGAGCGAGCGGCGGCGCTTCCTCGACCGGCTGACCCTTGCGCTGAACCCGGGCCATGCGGTCCATTCGAACCGCTACGAGGCGGCGATGCGGGCGCGCAATCGCCTGCTGGCCGAGGCGAACGAGGGAATCCGCGCCGCCGATCCGGAATGGCTGAGCGCGCTCGAGGCGCAGATGGCTGAGCATGGCACAGCGATCGATACGGCCCGGCGCGAGGCGGTGGCGGCGCTCGCCGCGCGGCTGGCGGAGCAGCCCGAGGGGCCGTTCGCGCGAGCCGGCCTCATGCTTGAGGGCTGGACCGGGGCAGGCGAGACTCTCGCAGCCGACCTCGCCCAGGGTCGCCGCCGCGATACCGTGGCGGGCCGAACGCTGGCCGGCCCGCACCGTACCGACCTGGCCGTCACGCATCTCGCCAAGGGGCAGGCCGCCGCCCTGTGCTCCACCGGCGAGCAGAAGGCCCTGCTACTCAGCATCATCCTCGCCCATGCCGACCTGGTCGCCGAGCGGATCGGGCAGGAACCTGTCCTGCTGCTCGACGAGGTCGCGGCGCATCTCGACCCAATGCGCCGCGCCGCGCTGTTCGACCGGCTTGCCGGCAAGGGACAGATATGGATGACCGGCACCGAATCCGCCCTGTTCGACGGGATCGGTCCCGATGCCTTCCGCCTGACGCTTGGACCGGCGCAACGCTGA
- a CDS encoding electron transfer flavoprotein subunit alpha/FixB family protein yields MKTLVWVEHDGKAVKDATLAVVTAASKLGEVHLLVAGQGVDGVAAEAAKIAGVGKVHVADDAAYAHVLAENVAPLVVELMGHHDAVLFPATSNGKNIAPRVAALLDVMQISDILSVESADTFTRPIYAGNAIATVQTSDKKLVVTVRGTAFEKAATEGGSGTIEAVTSTGDTGLSTFAGAEIAKSERPELTSAKIIVSGGRALQNSENFHSIIEPLADKLGAGVGASRAAVDAGYVPNDYQVGQTGKIVAPEVYIAIGISGAIQHLAGMKDSKTIIAINKDEDAPIFQVADIGLVGDLFKIVPELTEKL; encoded by the coding sequence ATGAAGACGCTCGTCTGGGTCGAACATGACGGCAAGGCCGTCAAGGACGCAACGCTCGCCGTGGTCACCGCCGCGTCGAAGCTCGGCGAAGTTCATCTGCTCGTCGCCGGCCAGGGCGTCGACGGCGTTGCGGCCGAAGCCGCGAAGATCGCTGGCGTGGGCAAGGTCCATGTCGCCGACGACGCTGCCTATGCGCATGTGCTCGCCGAAAATGTCGCGCCGCTTGTCGTCGAGCTGATGGGGCATCATGACGCGGTGCTGTTCCCGGCCACCTCGAACGGCAAGAACATCGCACCGCGCGTCGCCGCCCTGCTCGACGTGATGCAGATCAGCGACATCCTGTCGGTGGAAAGCGCTGATACCTTCACCCGCCCGATCTATGCCGGCAACGCCATCGCGACCGTCCAGACCAGCGACAAGAAGCTGGTGGTCACCGTGCGCGGCACGGCGTTCGAGAAGGCAGCGACCGAAGGTGGTTCGGGCACGATCGAAGCGGTCACTTCGACCGGCGATACGGGTCTGTCGACCTTTGCCGGCGCTGAGATCGCCAAGTCAGAGCGTCCGGAACTGACCAGCGCGAAGATTATCGTGTCGGGTGGCCGCGCGCTGCAGAACAGCGAGAATTTCCACTCGATCATTGAGCCGCTGGCCGACAAGCTTGGCGCCGGCGTCGGCGCGTCGCGCGCCGCAGTGGACGCTGGTTATGTGCCCAACGACTATCAGGTCGGCCAGACCGGCAAGATCGTCGCTCCAGAGGTCTATATCGCGATCGGGATCTCCGGCGCGATCCAGCATCTGGCGGGCATGAAGGATTCCAAGACGATCATCGCGATCAACAAGGACGAGGACGCCCCGATCTTCCAGGTCGCTGACATCGGCCTGGTCGGCGATCTCTTCAAGATCGTGCCGGAACTGACGGAGAAACTGTAG
- a CDS encoding Coq4 family protein: protein MAKLPPLPGTTGRRDWRTAFDAIRKLLADGDDTTQVFRIMHALNVGSTAANYGKFIATGEGGRMAYERIELAERFVDRAYVASFAPGTVGAAYRHFLETTGYSADGLADISKINREEDMPHPYAWFGRRIRDTHDIWHVLTGYKADESMGEAALVAFSYAQVGGLGWAFIGGAAALKSIRVTGSTLFARAVIEGYRNGRKAKWVAGEDYEKLMHEPIEAARARLGIPTPTAYLHAQRELGAELASYLSARKDKSAVPEQLAA from the coding sequence ATGGCAAAGCTTCCTCCCCTCCCCGGTACGACCGGACGTCGCGACTGGCGGACCGCATTCGATGCGATCCGCAAGCTGCTCGCCGATGGCGACGATACGACTCAGGTGTTCCGTATCATGCACGCGCTCAACGTCGGCAGCACGGCAGCGAATTACGGCAAGTTCATCGCCACCGGAGAGGGCGGGCGCATGGCCTATGAGCGGATCGAGCTGGCCGAACGCTTCGTCGACAGGGCCTATGTCGCGTCGTTCGCGCCCGGCACGGTCGGTGCCGCCTATCGCCATTTCCTCGAAACGACCGGTTATTCGGCGGACGGGCTTGCCGACATCAGCAAGATCAACCGCGAAGAGGACATGCCGCACCCCTATGCCTGGTTCGGCCGGCGCATCCGCGACACGCACGACATCTGGCACGTGCTGACGGGATACAAGGCCGACGAAAGCATGGGCGAGGCGGCGCTGGTCGCGTTCAGCTATGCCCAGGTCGGCGGTCTCGGCTGGGCGTTCATCGGCGGGGCGGCCGCGCTGAAGAGCATCCGCGTCACCGGCAGCACCCTGTTCGCCCGCGCGGTGATCGAAGGGTATCGCAACGGCCGCAAGGCGAAATGGGTCGCCGGCGAGGATTACGAGAAGCTGATGCACGAGCCGATCGAGGCCGCGCGCGCGCGGCTCGGCATCCCGACGCCGACCGCCTATCTGCACGCGCAGCGCGAGCTTGGGGCCGAGCTTGCCTCCTATCTCAGCGCGCGCAAGGACAAGAGCGCCGTTCCGGAACAGCTCGCCGCCTGA
- a CDS encoding electron transfer flavoprotein subunit beta/FixA family protein produces the protein MKVVVPVKRVLDYNVKPRVKADGTGVDLANVKMSMNPFDEIAVEEAIRLKDKGVTEIVVVSIGEAKAQETLRTALAMGADRAILVVSDDKVEPLGVAKLLAKIVEEEKPDLVILGKQAIDDDNNQTGQMLAGLLGVGQATFASKVDLASDSVTVTREVDGGSETETLKLPAIITTDLRLNEPRYASLPNIMKAKSKPLAQKTPPDYGVDVAPRLTTLKVVEPAKRSAGVKVADVDELVAKLKAMGVAK, from the coding sequence ATGAAGGTGGTGGTCCCGGTCAAGCGTGTGCTTGACTATAACGTAAAGCCCCGGGTGAAGGCCGATGGGACGGGGGTCGACCTCGCCAACGTCAAGATGAGCATGAACCCGTTCGACGAGATCGCGGTCGAAGAGGCGATCCGGCTCAAGGACAAGGGCGTCACGGAGATCGTCGTCGTCTCGATCGGCGAGGCGAAGGCTCAGGAAACGCTGCGCACCGCGCTGGCAATGGGCGCCGACCGCGCGATCCTCGTCGTGTCGGACGACAAGGTCGAGCCGCTCGGCGTTGCCAAGCTGCTGGCGAAGATCGTCGAGGAGGAAAAGCCCGATCTGGTCATCCTCGGCAAGCAGGCGATCGATGACGACAACAACCAGACCGGCCAGATGCTGGCCGGCCTGCTCGGCGTGGGTCAGGCGACCTTCGCGTCGAAGGTCGATCTGGCCAGCGACTCGGTCACGGTGACGCGCGAAGTCGATGGCGGCTCGGAGACCGAGACGCTGAAGCTCCCGGCGATCATCACGACTGATCTGCGTCTCAACGAGCCGCGCTATGCGTCGCTCCCGAACATCATGAAGGCCAAGTCGAAGCCGCTGGCGCAGAAGACTCCGCCCGATTACGGCGTCGATGTCGCCCCGCGCCTGACCACGCTCAAGGTGGTCGAGCCCGCCAAGCGCTCGGCCGGCGTGAAGGTCGCCGATGTCGATGAACTGGTGGCCAAGCTAAAGGCGATGGGAGTCGCGAAATGA
- a CDS encoding AAA family ATPase: MDSDRLFVLTGGPGSGKTTLIEALAAAGVATSPEVGRAVIREQLATGGNALPWADQQAFAELMVVRDMAAREAALAGGVVTMLDRGVPDVAGFLRVSGLPVPPHIDEAARTCRYNPRVFIAPFWPEIFTGDAERKQSPDVAEATFAVMVATYRSYDYELIELPRTSIAERVAFVVDRIGFK; encoded by the coding sequence ATGGATAGCGACCGCCTCTTCGTCCTCACCGGCGGTCCCGGATCAGGCAAGACGACCCTGATAGAGGCGCTCGCCGCGGCGGGCGTCGCGACCAGTCCCGAAGTCGGCCGCGCGGTAATCCGCGAACAACTGGCGACCGGCGGCAACGCCCTGCCCTGGGCCGACCAGCAGGCCTTTGCCGAATTGATGGTGGTGCGGGACATGGCGGCCCGCGAGGCTGCGCTGGCGGGTGGCGTCGTCACCATGCTCGATCGCGGCGTACCGGATGTCGCCGGCTTCCTGCGGGTCTCGGGCCTGCCGGTCCCCCCTCACATCGACGAAGCGGCGCGGACCTGCCGCTACAACCCCCGCGTCTTCATCGCGCCCTTCTGGCCGGAGATCTTCACTGGCGATGCCGAGCGCAAGCAGTCGCCGGACGTGGCGGAAGCGACCTTCGCGGTCATGGTCGCGACCTATCGCAGCTACGACTATGAGCTGATCGAACTGCCTCGCACGAGCATTGCCGAACGGGTAGCGTTCGTGGTCGACCGGATCGGTTTCAAATAA
- a CDS encoding methyltransferase, with product MRVALTGVAIVALMATAAVAKDHPAAQTRKAVSAALADPARADQAVDDARRKAAETLIFSGVGPGDTVIDYLPGKGYWTRIFTGVVGAKGHVYPMWPAVAASRATATVDDLKGRKLANVTPMVQTVDIPASDKPVDLFWTVENYHDVANAGGEAALAAVNKGVFNLLKPGGTYIVVDHASAAGTGITTTSTLHRIDPAAVKAQVIAAGFTFVGESDALRNPADDHSLKVFDPAIRGHTDQFIYKFRKPG from the coding sequence ATGAGGGTTGCACTGACAGGTGTCGCGATCGTGGCGCTGATGGCGACGGCGGCGGTCGCGAAAGACCATCCCGCCGCCCAGACCCGGAAGGCCGTCTCCGCCGCTCTTGCCGATCCCGCGCGCGCCGACCAGGCGGTCGACGATGCACGCCGCAAGGCGGCCGAGACGCTGATCTTCTCGGGCGTCGGCCCTGGCGACACGGTGATCGATTACCTGCCAGGCAAGGGATATTGGACGCGCATCTTCACTGGCGTCGTCGGTGCCAAGGGGCATGTCTATCCGATGTGGCCGGCCGTCGCCGCCAGCCGCGCCACCGCGACCGTCGATGACCTGAAGGGCCGCAAGCTGGCGAACGTCACGCCGATGGTGCAGACCGTCGATATTCCGGCGAGCGACAAGCCGGTCGACCTGTTCTGGACGGTCGAGAATTACCATGACGTCGCCAATGCCGGCGGCGAGGCAGCGCTCGCAGCGGTGAACAAGGGCGTGTTCAACCTGCTGAAGCCGGGCGGCACCTATATCGTGGTCGACCACGCCAGCGCGGCCGGCACCGGCATCACCACCACCAGCACGCTGCACCGGATCGATCCCGCGGCGGTGAAGGCGCAGGTGATCGCCGCCGGATTCACCTTTGTCGGCGAGAGCGACGCGCTGCGCAATCCGGCCGACGACCACAGCCTCAAGGTGTTCGACCCGGCGATTCGCGGCCACACCGACCAGTTCATCTACAAATTCCGCAAGCCGGGCTGA
- the gyrB gene encoding DNA topoisomerase (ATP-hydrolyzing) subunit B: MAEDPNKNDYGADSIKVLKGLDAVRKRPGMYIGDTDDGSGLHHMVFEVSDNAIDEALAGHCDRIDITLNPDGSVSVTDNGRGIPTGIHSEEGVSAAEVIMTQLHAGGKFENTSDDNAYKVSGGLHGVGVSVVNALSEWLDLTIWRDNEEHYMRFAFGDAVAPLKVVGPAEGKKGTRVTFFPSPATFKITEFDFEKLEHRYRELAFLNSGVRLFLSDARHEETKTVELYYEGGIAAFVKYLDRNKVALMPDPVAIAGTRDDVTIDVALEWNDSYYENVLCFTNNIPQRDGGTHLAAFRAALTRTLNNYADKSGLLKKEKVTLTGDDMREGLTAIVSVKLPDPKFSSQTKDKLVSSEVRQPLESLMADKLAEWLEENPAHGKAIVAKIIDAAAAREAAKKARELTRRKGVMDIASLPGKLADCQERDPAKSELFLVEGDSAGGSAKQGRDRHFQAILPLRGKILNVERARFDRMLSSREIGTLIQAMGTGIGRDDFNVEKLRYHKIVIMTDADVDGAHIRTLLLTFFYRQMPEIISNGHLFIAQPPLYKATRGRSEVYLKDDNALDEYLVENGVASTVLEGAGGARNGADLRSLVDHARRMRTLMRYVPRRYDPTMVEALAMSGVLDPALSNEARGVLLETVVRGLDAADADARWSASVTEEGSIQFKRVWRGVTDHHIIEAAFLGSAEARKLHTLAVEQGDAFAQTAKLVSTKAAAAAQAEADAAEEEDDAPVTVGKGETMVARPSQLLDAILLAGRKGLAISRYKGLGEMNAEQLWETTLDPQNRSMLRVEIEQADVADEIFTRLMGDVVEPRREFIQDNALSVVNLDV; the protein is encoded by the coding sequence ATGGCAGAAGATCCCAACAAGAACGACTATGGCGCCGATTCAATCAAGGTGCTCAAGGGCCTCGACGCGGTCCGCAAACGCCCCGGCATGTATATCGGCGATACCGACGATGGTTCGGGCCTCCACCACATGGTGTTCGAGGTTTCCGACAACGCGATCGACGAGGCGCTGGCCGGCCATTGCGACCGGATCGACATCACGCTGAATCCGGACGGCTCGGTCTCGGTGACCGACAATGGCCGCGGTATCCCGACGGGCATCCACTCCGAGGAAGGCGTGTCGGCGGCCGAGGTCATCATGACCCAGCTCCATGCCGGCGGGAAGTTCGAGAACACCTCCGACGACAATGCGTACAAGGTCTCCGGCGGCCTGCACGGCGTTGGCGTCTCGGTGGTCAACGCGCTCAGCGAATGGCTCGACCTGACGATCTGGCGCGACAATGAAGAACATTACATGCGCTTCGCGTTCGGCGACGCGGTCGCGCCGCTGAAGGTCGTCGGCCCCGCCGAGGGCAAGAAGGGCACGCGCGTGACCTTCTTCCCGTCGCCCGCCACCTTCAAGATCACCGAATTCGACTTCGAGAAGCTCGAGCATCGCTATCGCGAGCTTGCCTTCCTCAATTCAGGCGTGCGCCTGTTCCTGAGCGACGCGCGGCACGAGGAGACCAAGACGGTCGAGCTCTATTACGAGGGCGGCATCGCCGCGTTCGTGAAATATCTCGACCGCAACAAGGTCGCGCTGATGCCCGATCCGGTCGCGATCGCCGGGACCCGCGATGACGTGACGATCGACGTCGCGCTCGAATGGAACGACAGCTATTACGAAAACGTCCTCTGCTTCACCAACAACATCCCGCAGCGTGACGGCGGCACGCATCTGGCGGCGTTCCGCGCCGCGCTGACCCGCACGCTCAACAATTATGCCGACAAATCGGGCCTCCTGAAGAAGGAGAAGGTGACGCTGACCGGCGACGACATGCGCGAGGGCCTGACCGCGATCGTCTCGGTCAAGCTGCCCGATCCGAAGTTCAGCTCGCAGACCAAGGACAAGCTGGTCTCGTCCGAGGTACGCCAGCCGCTCGAAAGCCTGATGGCCGACAAGCTGGCCGAATGGCTCGAGGAGAATCCGGCGCACGGCAAGGCGATCGTCGCCAAGATCATCGACGCAGCCGCGGCGCGCGAAGCCGCCAAGAAGGCGCGCGAGCTGACCCGGCGCAAGGGCGTGATGGACATCGCCTCGCTGCCCGGCAAGCTCGCCGACTGCCAGGAGCGCGATCCGGCCAAGTCCGAGCTGTTCCTGGTCGAGGGTGACTCGGCCGGCGGCTCCGCCAAGCAGGGCCGCGACCGGCATTTCCAGGCGATCCTTCCTCTGCGCGGCAAGATCCTGAACGTCGAGCGCGCGCGCTTCGACCGGATGCTGTCGAGCCGCGAGATCGGCACGCTGATCCAGGCGATGGGCACCGGCATCGGCCGCGACGATTTCAACGTGGAGAAGCTGCGTTACCACAAGATCGTCATCATGACCGACGCAGACGTCGACGGCGCGCATATCCGCACGCTGCTGCTGACCTTCTTCTACCGGCAGATGCCCGAGATCATCAGCAACGGGCACCTCTTCATCGCCCAGCCGCCGCTGTACAAGGCGACGCGGGGCCGGTCCGAAGTGTATCTGAAGGACGACAATGCGCTCGACGAATATCTCGTCGAGAACGGCGTCGCGTCGACCGTGCTTGAAGGCGCCGGCGGGGCGCGGAACGGCGCTGACCTGCGGTCGCTCGTCGACCATGCGCGGCGGATGCGTACCCTCATGCGGTACGTGCCGCGCCGTTACGACCCGACCATGGTCGAGGCGCTGGCTATGAGCGGCGTGCTCGACCCGGCCCTGTCAAACGAGGCACGCGGCGTGCTGCTCGAAACGGTGGTGCGCGGGCTCGACGCGGCCGACGCGGACGCACGCTGGTCGGCCTCGGTCACCGAGGAAGGCAGCATCCAGTTCAAGCGTGTCTGGCGCGGCGTGACCGATCATCACATCATCGAGGCGGCGTTCCTCGGTTCGGCCGAGGCGCGCAAGCTCCACACGCTGGCGGTCGAACAGGGTGATGCCTTCGCCCAGACAGCCAAGCTCGTATCGACCAAGGCGGCCGCCGCCGCGCAGGCCGAAGCCGACGCGGCGGAGGAAGAGGATGACGCCCCCGTCACGGTCGGCAAGGGCGAGACGATGGTCGCGCGGCCGAGCCAGCTGCTCGATGCGATCCTGCTGGCGGGGCGCAAGGGCCTGGCGATCTCGCGCTACAAGGGCCTGGGCGAGATGAACGCCGAGCAGCTTTGGGAAACCACGCTCGATCCGCAGAACCGCTCGATGCTCCGGGTCGAGATCGAGCAGGCCGATGTGGCCGACGAGATCTTCACCCGGCTGATGGGCGATGTCGTCGAGCCCCGCCGCGAGTTCATCCAGGACAATGCGCTGAGCGTGGTGAACCTGGACGTGTAG
- a CDS encoding OmpA family protein: MTKNPMIATALAAIAVVTGATPALAQDRWDWGGGRAGDRDYGLTGAGVPILYPELRRTNRGRAFVMRNFDFNHDGRISPREADAANRAFARIAGQRRDRFDWESHDRVVVVDQGRGGGWDHGAMRSYGFRQTTRGATLRLQEDVLFRTDSAELRPGAIEKLRPLAGYLRAEPGVRVAIDGYTDSRGTDAHNQALSERRAASVRTAFDDLGVTRARFSVVGHGKADPVATDATPAGMRQNRRVEVTLLGQRADRFARAD, encoded by the coding sequence ATGACGAAGAACCCGATGATAGCCACGGCGCTGGCCGCGATCGCCGTCGTGACAGGGGCCACCCCAGCGCTGGCGCAGGACCGCTGGGACTGGGGCGGCGGGCGCGCGGGCGACCGCGATTATGGCCTGACGGGCGCGGGCGTGCCGATCCTCTATCCCGAATTGCGCCGGACCAATCGCGGCCGGGCCTTTGTGATGCGCAATTTCGATTTCAACCATGACGGCCGGATCAGCCCGCGCGAGGCCGATGCCGCCAACCGGGCCTTCGCCCGGATCGCCGGCCAGCGCCGCGACCGGTTCGACTGGGAATCGCATGACCGCGTCGTGGTGGTCGACCAGGGCCGCGGCGGCGGATGGGACCATGGCGCAATGCGCAGCTATGGTTTCCGCCAGACCACACGCGGCGCGACCCTGCGGCTGCAGGAGGACGTGCTGTTCCGCACCGACAGCGCCGAACTTCGCCCCGGCGCGATCGAGAAACTGCGGCCCCTCGCCGGCTATCTGCGGGCCGAGCCGGGCGTGCGGGTGGCGATCGACGGCTATACCGACTCCCGCGGGACCGACGCACACAACCAGGCGCTGTCGGAACGCCGCGCCGCCAGCGTGCGGACCGCGTTCGACGATCTGGGCGTGACGCGCGCCCGCTTCTCGGTGGTCGGGCATGGCAAGGCCGATCCGGTGGCGACCGATGCAACGCCGGCCGGCATGCGCCAGAACCGCCGGGTCGAGGTGACCCTGCTCGGCCAGCGCGCGGATCGCTTCGCCCGCGCCGACTGA
- a CDS encoding carboxymuconolactone decarboxylase family protein, producing the protein MRLPLIAPADLTDAQKPLYADMKQGIASNFSDFKTLADNGALMGPWNPWLHEPVIGKAVWDLTKAMSMQATLPDPARQVAILVTGAHFDAAYELYAHIAVAEREGMPPKRLSELCANVKPADLDAEEGVAYDVAFALVNGGVLPEPCYRLAVDTFGQHGANELIYLVGLYALVSMTLNGFNVPVPERE; encoded by the coding sequence ATGCGCCTCCCGCTGATCGCCCCCGCCGACCTGACCGATGCCCAGAAGCCGCTTTATGCCGACATGAAACAGGGCATCGCGTCGAATTTCAGCGATTTCAAGACGCTGGCTGACAACGGCGCCCTGATGGGCCCGTGGAATCCCTGGCTGCACGAGCCGGTGATCGGCAAGGCGGTGTGGGATCTGACCAAGGCGATGTCGATGCAGGCGACCCTGCCGGACCCGGCGCGTCAGGTCGCGATCCTGGTGACCGGGGCGCATTTCGACGCCGCCTATGAACTCTACGCGCACATCGCCGTCGCCGAGCGCGAAGGCATGCCGCCCAAGCGCTTGTCCGAGCTTTGCGCGAACGTGAAGCCGGCCGATCTCGATGCGGAAGAAGGCGTCGCCTATGACGTCGCCTTCGCGCTGGTGAACGGGGGTGTGCTGCCGGAACCCTGCTACCGGCTGGCGGTCGACACCTTCGGCCAGCACGGCGCGAACGAGCTGATCTATCTCGTCGGCCTTTATGCGCTGGTCTCGATGACGCTCAACGGCTTCAACGTGCCGGTGCCCGAACGCGAATGA
- a CDS encoding methyltransferase gives MIARSTIALLLAGCVIGGCGQASPPKPVDVAATAADPARAQDVGQDARRHGPEILAFSGLSKGGVVIDLIPGGGYWTRLFARAVGPKGHVYGIWPKPYALEARGDVVAYGKLAATPEFGNVSGSIKPATEITAPIKADLVFTSQNYHDYPDKFMGSLDPAVLNKGAFAALKPGGIFLIIDHAAAAGSGMRDTDTLHRIDPAIVKRQVTAAGFEFVGENKLLANPADDHHLPVFDKTIRGKTDQFIYKFRRPG, from the coding sequence ATGATCGCTCGATCGACAATCGCGCTGCTGCTTGCGGGATGCGTGATCGGAGGGTGTGGACAGGCCAGTCCTCCCAAACCCGTCGACGTCGCCGCGACCGCCGCTGATCCAGCGCGCGCGCAGGATGTCGGGCAGGACGCACGCCGGCATGGGCCGGAGATACTGGCCTTTTCCGGCTTGTCCAAAGGCGGGGTGGTGATCGACCTGATCCCCGGCGGCGGATACTGGACCCGGCTGTTCGCCCGGGCGGTCGGGCCCAAGGGCCATGTCTATGGCATCTGGCCCAAGCCCTATGCCCTGGAAGCCCGGGGTGATGTGGTTGCCTATGGCAAGCTCGCCGCCACCCCCGAGTTCGGCAATGTCAGCGGATCGATCAAGCCGGCGACCGAGATCACCGCACCGATCAAGGCCGATCTCGTCTTCACCTCGCAGAATTACCACGACTATCCTGACAAGTTCATGGGATCGCTCGATCCGGCGGTGCTCAACAAGGGCGCGTTCGCCGCGTTGAAGCCGGGCGGCATCTTCCTGATCATCGACCATGCAGCGGCGGCGGGATCGGGCATGCGCGATACCGATACGCTCCACCGGATCGACCCGGCGATCGTGAAGCGGCAGGTGACGGCAGCAGGTTTCGAATTCGTCGGCGAGAACAAACTGCTCGCCAATCCGGCGGACGACCATCACCTGCCGGTGTTCGACAAGACGATCCGCGGGAAGACCGATCAGTTCATCTACAAGTTCCGCAGGCCGGGTTAG
- a CDS encoding serine hydrolase — protein sequence MLDKISAAIGLIAAMGGLPASANARTSSLAEADNKTVAIEQLVQSEMAERGIPGLQLTVVRHGKIIFTGAYGQANIETSTRVTKQTVFPVNSMSKAVAGVAAMQLVEAGKLDLDAPIRTYLEALPESWSGITVRQLLSHMSGLPEISDDNLRLLDGAEPEAAWAKVQALPLKLSPGTKFDYTQTNYVVMGKIIEKLTGKSYADFVHDRQFDAVGMERTRFADVTGATTKPQEAQLYTHLTLKIDGMKTVGVERSKLPFVRGEPWTEILFPAGGVRTTSTDLAKWVIALQKQKLVNKDSLEQLWKPQPQKDGTYRGFSSTINGYGLGWPSARRADHPAITPVGGARAAIFIYPQDDLSIVVLTNLMGASPDKFVDRIASLYIPGFSVEK from the coding sequence ATGCTCGACAAAATTTCCGCCGCAATCGGCCTGATTGCAGCCATGGGCGGCCTTCCCGCCAGTGCGAACGCCCGCACATCGTCGTTGGCGGAGGCAGATAACAAGACCGTCGCAATCGAACAGTTGGTCCAGAGCGAGATGGCCGAGCGCGGCATTCCGGGGCTCCAGTTGACGGTCGTACGGCATGGCAAGATCATATTCACCGGCGCTTATGGTCAGGCGAATATCGAAACCTCGACCCGCGTAACCAAACAAACCGTCTTCCCGGTCAACTCGATGAGCAAGGCCGTTGCCGGTGTCGCGGCGATGCAGCTCGTCGAGGCCGGAAAGCTGGATCTCGACGCGCCGATCCGAACCTATCTCGAAGCGCTTCCGGAATCGTGGAGCGGCATTACCGTTCGCCAGCTTCTGAGTCACATGTCGGGGCTGCCCGAGATTTCGGACGACAACCTCCGGCTGCTCGACGGCGCCGAACCCGAAGCCGCCTGGGCAAAGGTGCAGGCGCTTCCCCTCAAGCTCTCACCGGGGACGAAATTCGACTATACCCAGACCAACTATGTCGTGATGGGGAAGATCATCGAGAAGCTCACGGGGAAGTCCTATGCCGACTTCGTGCACGATCGGCAGTTCGACGCCGTCGGAATGGAACGGACGCGCTTTGCCGATGTGACCGGCGCCACAACCAAACCTCAAGAAGCGCAACTCTATACGCATTTGACGTTGAAGATTGATGGGATGAAGACCGTCGGCGTCGAACGGAGCAAGCTTCCGTTTGTGCGCGGTGAACCGTGGACAGAAATCCTGTTCCCGGCCGGTGGCGTCCGAACCACGTCGACCGATTTGGCAAAGTGGGTTATCGCGCTGCAAAAACAGAAGCTTGTCAACAAGGACAGCCTGGAACAGCTCTGGAAACCGCAGCCGCAGAAAGACGGAACCTATCGCGGCTTCAGCTCCACCATAAATGGCTATGGACTGGGATGGCCATCCGCCCGGCGTGCCGATCATCCTGCGATCACACCCGTCGGCGGAGCCCGCGCCGCCATATTCATCTATCCCCAGGACGATCTCTCGATCGTCGTTCTGACGAACCTGATGGGCGCTTCGCCCGATAAGTTCGTCGACAGGATTGCCTCGCTCTATATTCCCGGCTTCTCCGTCGAAAAGTGA